A stretch of DNA from Lysinibacillus sp. B2A1:
TAGTAGGGGAGAAAAAAATTGAAATGCTCCCTGTCAAGGAGCTACTGAGCTATACGGGCTACGTCCGTGGTGGCTGCTCACCTGTGGGCATGAAGAAGCTTTATCCGACAGTCATTGACGCATCTGCACTAGAGCAAGGTGATATTATCGTTAGTGCCGGGAAAATTGGGATGCAAATCCATGTACAATTAGATGATTTAATTGCTGTCACAAAGGCAAAGCTGGAAGCGATTACAACTACCCATGAATGAAGGGAGGGCACTGAAAAAGTCCATTATTTAAATTAGGTAGTTGAAAGTTCGATTATATCGAACTTTCAACTGCCTTTTTACTTTATAATAATGATATTAAAAGTAAGTATGTAGGTGATATCCCGATGATTTCAAACCAAGAATCTCTTCATCTTAGTCCGTTTATGGCCATATATGACATTGTTGTACCAAAGGATAATATGCTTCGGCAAATAAATGAACTTGTTGATTTCTCTTTTATTTTGGACGAACTGAAAAACAAATATTGTCTTGATAATGGTCGTAATGCGGTACCTCCCATTCGCATGTTTAAATATTTACTATTAAAATCAATATTCGATTTATCCGATGTAGATGTGGTAGAACGTTCTAAATATGATATGTCGTTTAAATATTTTTTAGATATGGCACCAGAAGACTCTGTCATTAATCCAAGTTCACTAACGAAATTCCGTAAGCTCCGTCTCCAAGATATGAGCTTATTAGATATGCTCATTGGCAAAACTGTAGAGATTGCAATAGAGAAAGAAGTCATTAAAAATAAAACAATAATCGTGGACGCCACCCATACAAAAGCACGGTATAATCAAAAATCACCTATAGAATTTTTACAAGAGAAATCAAAAAATGTAAGAAAAGCTGTTTATCAAATCGATGAATCGATGAAAGAGAATTTCCCACCAAAGACAAATTCTAACGAAATAAATGATGAAGTGGATTACTGTCGTCAAGTCATCGAGGTAGTTGAATCTCAACCTCAAATTGAGATGATTCCAGCTGTAAAAGAAAAACTAAATGTCCTAAAAGAAGTGGTACAAGATTATGAGGAGAAGTTAAGTTATTCGACAGATCCAGATGCACGTATTGGACATAAATCAGCGGATTCTTCTTTCTTTGGTTTTAAAACACATATTGCAATGAGTGATGAGCGAATAATAACAGCTGCGATAGTAACTACTGGGGAGAAGAGTGATGGAAAATACCTTCAAGAATTAGTTGAAAAAAGTAAAGAAACAGGTATGACCATTGATACAGTCATTGGTGATACAGCCTATTCTGAAAAAGACAATATCCAGTATGCAAAAAAAGAAGAATTCCAACTTATATCTAAACTAAATCCACAAATCACGCAAGGTGGACGAACAAAAGAAGATGAATTTGAATTTAATAAAGATGCTGGTATGTATGTGTGTAAAGCTGGTCACATGGCGATTCGCAAAGCACGGACAGGAAAGAAAAATCAAGGACAAAATCAAAAACATACGTATTATTTTGACATCGAAAAATGTAAAATATGTGCTTTCCGCGAAGGTTGTTATAAAGAAGGGGCAAAAAGTAAAACATATTCAGTTTCAATCAAATCTACTGAGCATAAGGAACAAGAAGCATTCCAAAACAGTGAAGAGTTTAAGGAGCTCGCACGTACTCGCTATAAAATAGAGGCGAAAAATAGTGAATTAAAAAATAGACATGGGTATGACACGGCAATAGCTTCGGGTTTATTTGGTATGGAAATACAAGGTGCAACCGCCATCTTCGCTGTAAATTTGAAACGAATCATTACACTTTTAAAAGAAAAAAATAGTTAATGGAGAATAAAAAAGACAACTTCTTGTTCGAAATGAAACAAGAAGTTGTCTTTTTTAAAGTTAAACTCTTTCCACAATAAAAAAACTGTATGTTTTTCAGTGCCCTCGAATGAAGGCTGGGTAGTTTTTTATTTGGATTTTTACTCGGATAACGAGGAAAACAGTTTAGGTAGGGAAGCAACATGTTCAGCTAGCGAAGAGAATCGCTCAAATAGAGAGGAAATCCGCTCAGTTAGCTAAGAGGACTGCTCAGGTAGAGAAGAATTCCGCTCGGTCAGTGAAGAGATCTA
This window harbors:
- the ybaK gene encoding Cys-tRNA(Pro) deacylase — protein: MTKAKHAKTNAIRLLEQQKIQFEVIEYETGDGQVDGISVAEKIGHPASRVFKTLVAKASTQKLFVFVIPVAQELDLKAAAKVVGEKKIEMLPVKELLSYTGYVRGGCSPVGMKKLYPTVIDASALEQGDIIVSAGKIGMQIHVQLDDLIAVTKAKLEAITTTHE
- a CDS encoding IS5/IS1182 family transposase, which produces MISNQESLHLSPFMAIYDIVVPKDNMLRQINELVDFSFILDELKNKYCLDNGRNAVPPIRMFKYLLLKSIFDLSDVDVVERSKYDMSFKYFLDMAPEDSVINPSSLTKFRKLRLQDMSLLDMLIGKTVEIAIEKEVIKNKTIIVDATHTKARYNQKSPIEFLQEKSKNVRKAVYQIDESMKENFPPKTNSNEINDEVDYCRQVIEVVESQPQIEMIPAVKEKLNVLKEVVQDYEEKLSYSTDPDARIGHKSADSSFFGFKTHIAMSDERIITAAIVTTGEKSDGKYLQELVEKSKETGMTIDTVIGDTAYSEKDNIQYAKKEEFQLISKLNPQITQGGRTKEDEFEFNKDAGMYVCKAGHMAIRKARTGKKNQGQNQKHTYYFDIEKCKICAFREGCYKEGAKSKTYSVSIKSTEHKEQEAFQNSEEFKELARTRYKIEAKNSELKNRHGYDTAIASGLFGMEIQGATAIFAVNLKRIITLLKEKNS